One Brassica napus cultivar Da-Ae chromosome C4, Da-Ae, whole genome shotgun sequence genomic region harbors:
- the LOC125585088 gene encoding nucleolin 2-like isoform X1, producing MDQSKLKRCSASSSSHAEAAAEATDPLQKAERELDDLETEVDSRKKRKQEEETTEKKKKCCFGTKDAEGNNEHTIFVTGFDNSGSRDEIRSALAKHFSSCGELTRVFVHIECETGVSRGYAFINLKKRGGEIEAALSLNGSDLGGHKLLVTMARLRDEYYGHFNFKGCEICYAILAAVFMLQSDC from the exons ATGGACCAGAGCAAGCTCAAGAGATGCTCCGCATCATCATCCTCCCAT GCTGAAGCAGCTGCTGAGGCTACAGATCCTTTGCAAAAGG CAGAAAGAGAGTTGGATGATTTGGAGACAGAAGTTGATAGTCGGAAGAAGCGGAAGCAG GAGGAAGAAACcacagagaagaaaaaaaagtgttGTTTTGGCACTAAAGATGCAGAGGGAAACAATGAGCATACCATATTCGTCACGGGTTTTGATAATAGCGGTTCTAGGGATGAGATCAGGAGCGCACTGGCCAAACATTTCAGTTCATGTGGAGAGTTGACGAGGGTTTTTGTTCACATCGAGTGTGAAACCGGTGTTTCCAGAGGATATGCTTTTATTAATCTGAAAAAACGTGGTGGTGAGATTGAGGCCGCGTTATCTCTCAATGGAAGCGACTTGGGAGGTCATAAGCTTCTGGTTACCATGGCTAGACTTAGAGACGAATATTATGGCCACTTTAACTTTAAAGGCTGTGAAATTTGTTATGCTATTTTGGCTGCAGTGTTTATGCTTCAATCAGATTGTTAA
- the LOC125585088 gene encoding nucleolin 2-like isoform X2, translated as MDQSKLKRCSASSSSHAEAAAEATDPLQKERELDDLETEVDSRKKRKQEEETTEKKKKCCFGTKDAEGNNEHTIFVTGFDNSGSRDEIRSALAKHFSSCGELTRVFVHIECETGVSRGYAFINLKKRGGEIEAALSLNGSDLGGHKLLVTMARLRDEYYGHFNFKGCEICYAILAAVFMLQSDC; from the exons ATGGACCAGAGCAAGCTCAAGAGATGCTCCGCATCATCATCCTCCCAT GCTGAAGCAGCTGCTGAGGCTACAGATCCTTTGCAAAAGG AAAGAGAGTTGGATGATTTGGAGACAGAAGTTGATAGTCGGAAGAAGCGGAAGCAG GAGGAAGAAACcacagagaagaaaaaaaagtgttGTTTTGGCACTAAAGATGCAGAGGGAAACAATGAGCATACCATATTCGTCACGGGTTTTGATAATAGCGGTTCTAGGGATGAGATCAGGAGCGCACTGGCCAAACATTTCAGTTCATGTGGAGAGTTGACGAGGGTTTTTGTTCACATCGAGTGTGAAACCGGTGTTTCCAGAGGATATGCTTTTATTAATCTGAAAAAACGTGGTGGTGAGATTGAGGCCGCGTTATCTCTCAATGGAAGCGACTTGGGAGGTCATAAGCTTCTGGTTACCATGGCTAGACTTAGAGACGAATATTATGGCCACTTTAACTTTAAAGGCTGTGAAATTTGTTATGCTATTTTGGCTGCAGTGTTTATGCTTCAATCAGATTGTTAA
- the LOC125585088 gene encoding nucleolin 2-like isoform X3: MRPQILCKRHTERELDDLETEVDSRKKRKQEEETTEKKKKCCFGTKDAEGNNEHTIFVTGFDNSGSRDEIRSALAKHFSSCGELTRVFVHIECETGVSRGYAFINLKKRGGEIEAALSLNGSDLGGHKLLVTMARLRDEYYGHFNFKGCEICYAILAAVFMLQSDC; the protein is encoded by the exons ATGAGGCCACAGATCCTTTGCAAAAGG CATA CAGAAAGAGAGTTGGATGATTTGGAGACAGAAGTTGATAGTCGGAAGAAGCGGAAGCAG GAGGAAGAAACcacagagaagaaaaaaaagtgttGTTTTGGCACTAAAGATGCAGAGGGAAACAATGAGCATACCATATTCGTCACGGGTTTTGATAATAGCGGTTCTAGGGATGAGATCAGGAGCGCACTGGCCAAACATTTCAGTTCATGTGGAGAGTTGACGAGGGTTTTTGTTCACATCGAGTGTGAAACCGGTGTTTCCAGAGGATATGCTTTTATTAATCTGAAAAAACGTGGTGGTGAGATTGAGGCCGCGTTATCTCTCAATGGAAGCGACTTGGGAGGTCATAAGCTTCTGGTTACCATGGCTAGACTTAGAGACGAATATTATGGCCACTTTAACTTTAAAGGCTGTGAAATTTGTTATGCTATTTTGGCTGCAGTGTTTATGCTTCAATCAGATTGTTAA